The Ruminococcus bovis genome includes a region encoding these proteins:
- a CDS encoding glycosyltransferase family 39 protein has protein sequence MPYIIFGILSLFSVSLIFNNNLWFDEAYTLSLIQHNFSKIIEILKTDMHPPFYFLSLKVFCMIFGYSIPVTKVFSVIGYVATLSLGLTIVKKHFDNTTSIIYMLTVGAVPMSLYFSVQQRSYQWCIFFVTLSFIEALLFIEKHKTHHCVIFVTASLFSAYNHLYAMLAVGIIFAFINIYAIFKDRKLLKAIIISDISMVVGYIPWIIPLLNQTKSAAGNFWLKGVEPLSLIVFASGIIVSALILAKKENRKLPIIFGIICVLSIQVIGLFITIFIRPFYIARYCNVILGIFALTVAFGTRNIKVKAKQIICICLSILSIGCVVVTGIFEYNPSMKNFFNRFDKVTSSSDTFIYSDSAFGIMSYYYPKNTHICTYYESWFSAFDNVRYINKKKINSKINSSNTVWFVKNTLTKTPKYLKKNYKLKSVDTFKCGNRQIILKNPCEFVLAGISTYVSNFNFALLWCIPRQ, from the coding sequence TTGCCATACATTATTTTTGGAATATTGTCTTTATTTTCAGTAAGTCTTATTTTCAACAATAATCTATGGTTTGATGAGGCATATACCCTATCACTAATTCAGCACAATTTCTCAAAGATAATTGAAATTCTGAAAACCGATATGCATCCACCATTTTACTTTTTGTCATTAAAAGTATTTTGTATGATTTTCGGTTACTCAATACCTGTAACAAAAGTCTTTTCTGTAATAGGCTATGTTGCAACACTTTCACTTGGTTTAACAATAGTGAAAAAGCATTTTGACAATACAACATCAATAATCTATATGCTTACTGTAGGTGCAGTTCCTATGTCACTGTATTTTAGTGTTCAACAAAGGTCATATCAATGGTGTATATTTTTCGTTACACTTTCATTTATAGAGGCTTTGCTATTTATCGAAAAACACAAAACACACCATTGTGTTATATTCGTTACAGCCTCATTATTTTCAGCATACAACCATCTTTATGCTATGCTTGCAGTGGGAATAATTTTTGCTTTCATCAATATTTATGCAATCTTTAAAGACAGAAAATTATTAAAAGCAATTATAATTTCTGATATTTCAATGGTAGTTGGATATATTCCATGGATTATTCCACTACTAAATCAAACCAAATCAGCTGCCGGAAACTTCTGGCTAAAAGGTGTAGAACCACTTTCACTAATTGTATTTGCATCAGGAATAATTGTTTCAGCACTAATATTAGCTAAGAAAGAAAATCGCAAATTGCCAATAATTTTCGGTATAATCTGTGTGCTAAGTATTCAGGTAATCGGACTTTTTATAACAATCTTTATTCGACCATTTTACATAGCAAGGTACTGTAATGTAATTCTGGGGATTTTCGCTTTAACAGTAGCTTTCGGTACAAGGAATATTAAAGTAAAAGCAAAACAGATTATTTGCATATGCCTTTCTATCCTCAGTATAGGTTGTGTTGTTGTTACAGGAATATTTGAGTACAACCCATCAATGAAGAACTTTTTCAACCGTTTTGACAAGGTCACTTCTTCATCAGATACATTCATTTATTCCGATAGTGCATTTGGAATTATGTCATATTACTATCCTAAGAATACTCACATTTGTACCTACTATGAGTCATGGTTTTCTGCTTTTGATAATGTCCGGTACATTAATAAAAAGAAGATTAATTCTAAGATAAATTCAAGTAATACAGTGTGGTTTGTGAAAAACACCTTAACCAAAACTCCTAAATATCTGAAAAAGAATTATAAACTAAAATCGGTTGATACATTTAAATGTGGTAACCGTCAAATCATCCTAAAAAACCCCTGCGAGTTTGTTCTCGCAGGGATTTCCACATATGTATCAAATTTTAACTTTGCACTCCTCTGGTGCATTCCAAGGCAGTAG
- a CDS encoding transposase domain-containing protein, with product MGRKNFLFANTESGATGSAVMYSIIETAKENNLDPFKYLTYIFKKFPNIKENETADILLPWNAPEECKVKI from the coding sequence ATGGGCAGAAAGAATTTTTTGTTTGCCAATACTGAGTCAGGAGCTACTGGCAGTGCTGTTATGTACAGCATAATCGAAACAGCCAAAGAGAACAATCTGGATCCGTTTAAGTATCTGACATACATCTTCAAAAAGTTCCCTAATATTAAGGAAAATGAAACGGCTGATATTCTACTGCCTTGGAATGCACCAGAGGAGTGCAAAGTTAAAATTTGA
- a CDS encoding IS66 family transposase zinc-finger binding domain-containing protein, which yields MPEKKEATLDKLPENIKTVVVEHTLPEEEKVCPNCNEQLEVIGKEVKKTLKIKPAEVIIQEDVYYTYACKNCEKNGIETPIVKHHRKSQ from the coding sequence ATACCCGAAAAGAAAGAAGCTACTCTTGACAAATTACCAGAAAACATCAAGACAGTTGTTGTAGAGCATACTCTTCCCGAAGAAGAAAAGGTATGTCCTAACTGTAATGAACAGCTTGAGGTTATTGGTAAGGAAGTAAAGAAAACATTAAAAATCAAACCTGCTGAGGTGATTATTCAGGAGGATGTATATTACACCTACGCCTGCAAGAATTGTGAGAAAAACGGTATTGAGACCCCAATAGTAAAACACCACAGGAAAAGCCAGTAA
- a CDS encoding IS66 family transposase, producing MIIKDKNSETITISLDEYNELKSLKEHCSELETQVKWLMEQLKINNKKTYGSKSEQSEYIYEQLSLLHNEAELYSDVEAKEEVKVASHTRKERSYS from the coding sequence ATGATAATCAAGGATAAAAACAGTGAAACAATTACTATTTCACTGGATGAATATAATGAACTAAAATCATTAAAAGAGCACTGTTCAGAACTTGAAACACAGGTGAAGTGGCTGATGGAGCAGCTTAAGATAAATAATAAAAAGACCTATGGCTCAAAAAGTGAACAATCGGAATATATTTACGAACAGCTTAGTCTTCTTCATAACGAAGCAGAGCTCTACTCAGATGTAGAAGCAAAGGAAGAGGTTAAGGTGGCTTCTCATACCCGAAAAGAAAGAAGCTACTCTTGA
- the tnpB gene encoding IS66 family insertion sequence element accessory protein TnpB (TnpB, as the term is used for proteins encoded by IS66 family insertion elements, is considered an accessory protein, since TnpC, encoded by a neighboring gene, is a DDE family transposase.), producing MLNDFNCNCPIYLASGYTDLRRGIDGLATIIEKQFKLESCTNALFLFCGRRTDRIKGLYWEGDGFLLLYKRLEKGKFQWPRKSEECVTITPQQYRWLMEGLNIIQPKSTQKISGIKFS from the coding sequence ATGCTTAATGATTTTAATTGTAATTGCCCGATATACCTTGCAAGTGGATATACTGATCTACGCAGAGGAATAGACGGACTTGCAACAATAATAGAAAAGCAGTTTAAGCTTGAGTCTTGTACAAATGCTTTGTTTCTCTTCTGTGGACGAAGAACGGATAGAATTAAAGGTTTGTATTGGGAAGGTGACGGATTTCTGCTTCTGTATAAAAGGCTTGAAAAAGGTAAGTTTCAATGGCCTCGAAAATCTGAAGAATGTGTCACAATAACACCTCAGCAATATCGTTGGTTAATGGAGGGACTTAATATAATCCAGCCTAAGTCAACACAAAAAATAAGTGGAATAAAGTTCTCATAA
- a CDS encoding YncE family protein has translation MRNFWGFYNNGKYKVGCSGSAIYIYDENNNELARFKDLSCIYSGAFQPNKNIFLAKSSLGSFAVYDLDKLRLIKVVVLDGGEDGFAFTPNGKYFYNIEKYLNSSSSKLVVYDSVNYKVVDSYFNEDDSLKLDIIEFDTSNNCYILGYKMNSKGMFKHGFIGIFQDGKIINQKFMNGKRYKNILYFKKVNVNEPTKKYIEKNYSEKYNKEKWTTLSEEHLKL, from the coding sequence ATGAGAAATTTTTGGGGATTTTATAATAACGGAAAGTATAAGGTAGGTTGTAGTGGTTCAGCTATTTATATTTATGACGAAAATAATAATGAATTAGCTAGGTTTAAAGACCTTTCTTGTATTTATAGTGGAGCATTTCAACCTAATAAAAATATATTCCTTGCAAAGTCATCATTGGGTTCTTTTGCAGTATATGACCTAGATAAGTTAAGACTTATTAAAGTTGTAGTTCTTGATGGTGGGGAAGATGGTTTTGCTTTTACTCCTAACGGTAAGTATTTTTATAACATTGAAAAGTACTTAAATTCTTCTTCATCAAAACTTGTGGTTTATGACTCTGTCAACTATAAGGTTGTTGATAGTTACTTTAATGAAGATGATAGCTTAAAATTAGATATTATTGAATTTGATACTTCAAATAATTGTTACATACTTGGATATAAAATGAATTCAAAAGGAATGTTTAAACACGGTTTTATAGGCATTTTTCAAGATGGTAAAATTATTAATCAAAAATTTATGAACGGTAAGCGTTATAAAAATATTCTATATTTCAAAAAGGTCAATGTTAATGAACCTACAAAGAAATATATTGAAAAAAATTATAGTGAAAAATATAATAAAGAAAAATGGACTACATTAAGTGAAGAACATTTAAAATTATAA